Proteins encoded together in one Myxocyprinus asiaticus isolate MX2 ecotype Aquarium Trade chromosome 21, UBuf_Myxa_2, whole genome shotgun sequence window:
- the LOC127412093 gene encoding kinesin light chain 1-like isoform X10 produces the protein MREDMSSMVCVKETEGQGDPGEKLSQDELLCRTREVMQGLEALRAEHQAILEGLMGTLHCLKQSQEGRAVEEKTTMIQRSLEMLELGLSEAQVMMALSGHLSAVEAEKQKLRAQVRRLCQENQWLRDELAGTQQRLQKSEQSVAQLDEEKKHLEFMNQLKKYDQDLSPSDDKDSDTSRETLDDLFPDEQDEPGPGIQPPHSSAAAAAQQGGYEIPARLRTLHNLVIQYASQGRYEVAVPLCKQALEDLEKTSGHDHPDVATMLNILALVYRDQNKYKEAANLLNDALAIREKTLGRDHPADQHPSVLCRVLPSVTHS, from the exons ATGCGTGAGGACATGTCGAGCATGGTGTGTGTGAAGGAGACGGAGGGCCAGGGGGACCCTGGCGAGAAGCTATCTCAGGATGAGCTCCTGTGTCGAACCCGGGAGGTCATGCAGGGACTGGAGGCGCTCCGTGCCGAGCATCAGGCCATCTTGGAGGGGCTGATGGGGACCTTGCACTGCCTCAAACAGAGCCAGGAGGGTCGTGCTGTGGAGGAGAAGACGACCATGATCCAACGCTCACTGGAGATGTTGGAGCTAGGCCTTAGCGAAGCACAG GTGATGATGGCTCTCTCAGGGCACCTGAGCGCAGTGGAGGCAGAGAAACAGAAGCTTCGAGCacaa GTGCGGAGACTGTGTCAGGAGAACCAGTGGCTGAGGGACGAGCTGGCGGGAACCCAGCAGCGGCTGCAGAAGAGTGAGCAGAGTGTGGCCCAGCTGGACGAAGAGAAAAAACATCTGGAGTTCATGAACCAGCTCAAGAAATATGACCAGGACCTCAGCCCATCA GATGATAAGGACTCTGATACCAGTAGGGAGACACTGGATGATCTTTTCCCGGATGAGCAGGATGAGCCGGGCCCTGGCA TCCAGCCTCCTCACAGcagtgcagcagcagcagcgcaaCAGGGAGGGTACGAGATCCCTGCTCGTCTCAGAACCCTTCACAACCTGGTGATCCAGTATGCTTCACAGGGAAGGTATGAAGTGGCCGTGCCTCTCTGCAAACAGGCACTGGAGGATCTGGAGAAAACCTCTGGACACGACCATCCTGATGTAGCCACCATGCTCAACATTCTCGCCCTTGTTTACAG GGACCAGAATAAATACAAAGAGGCAGCAAACCTCCTTAACGATGCACTGGCCATCAGAGAGAAGACACTGGGCAGAGATCACCCTGCG GACCAGCATCCCTCAGTTCTCTGCAGAG TCTTGCCATCTGTCACACACTCATGA
- the LOC127412093 gene encoding kinesin light chain 1-like isoform X9 gives MREDMSSMVCVKETEGQGDPGEKLSQDELLCRTREVMQGLEALRAEHQAILEGLMGTLHCLKQSQEGRAVEEKTTMIQRSLEMLELGLSEAQVMMALSGHLSAVEAEKQKLRAQVRRLCQENQWLRDELAGTQQRLQKSEQSVAQLDEEKKHLEFMNQLKKYDQDLSPSDDKDSDTSRETLDDLFPDEQDEPGPGIQPPHSSAAAAAQQGGYEIPARLRTLHNLVIQYASQGRYEVAVPLCKQALEDLEKTSGHDHPDVATMLNILALVYRDQNKYKEAANLLNDALAIREKTLGRDHPADQHPSVLCRGGCHTEQPGRSLRQAREVQGSRASV, from the exons ATGCGTGAGGACATGTCGAGCATGGTGTGTGTGAAGGAGACGGAGGGCCAGGGGGACCCTGGCGAGAAGCTATCTCAGGATGAGCTCCTGTGTCGAACCCGGGAGGTCATGCAGGGACTGGAGGCGCTCCGTGCCGAGCATCAGGCCATCTTGGAGGGGCTGATGGGGACCTTGCACTGCCTCAAACAGAGCCAGGAGGGTCGTGCTGTGGAGGAGAAGACGACCATGATCCAACGCTCACTGGAGATGTTGGAGCTAGGCCTTAGCGAAGCACAG GTGATGATGGCTCTCTCAGGGCACCTGAGCGCAGTGGAGGCAGAGAAACAGAAGCTTCGAGCacaa GTGCGGAGACTGTGTCAGGAGAACCAGTGGCTGAGGGACGAGCTGGCGGGAACCCAGCAGCGGCTGCAGAAGAGTGAGCAGAGTGTGGCCCAGCTGGACGAAGAGAAAAAACATCTGGAGTTCATGAACCAGCTCAAGAAATATGACCAGGACCTCAGCCCATCA GATGATAAGGACTCTGATACCAGTAGGGAGACACTGGATGATCTTTTCCCGGATGAGCAGGATGAGCCGGGCCCTGGCA TCCAGCCTCCTCACAGcagtgcagcagcagcagcgcaaCAGGGAGGGTACGAGATCCCTGCTCGTCTCAGAACCCTTCACAACCTGGTGATCCAGTATGCTTCACAGGGAAGGTATGAAGTGGCCGTGCCTCTCTGCAAACAGGCACTGGAGGATCTGGAGAAAACCTCTGGACACGACCATCCTGATGTAGCCACCATGCTCAACATTCTCGCCCTTGTTTACAG GGACCAGAATAAATACAAAGAGGCAGCAAACCTCCTTAACGATGCACTGGCCATCAGAGAGAAGACACTGGGCAGAGATCACCCTGCG GACCAGCATCCCTCAGTTCTCTGCAGAG GTGGCTGCCACACTGAACAACCTGGCCGTTCTTTACGGCAAGCGAGGGAAGTACAAGGAAGCAGAGCCTCTGTGTAA